One genomic segment of Fusobacterium nucleatum includes these proteins:
- a CDS encoding acyl-CoA dehydratase activase, protein MHYKIGIDVGSTTLKTVILNEKNEIIEKSYQRHFSKVREMTLNHFKSLQKLLKGKKFKLAITGSAGLGISKDYGIPFVQEVFSTAGAVKKCYPQTDIVIELGGEDAKILFLKGAIEERMNGTCAGGTGAFIDQMASLLDMEVSELDKISFAHERIYPIASRCGVFAKTDVQPLLNQGAKKADIAASIYQAVVEQTITGLAQGRPIKGTVLFLGGPLYFLKGLQERFVEVLKLSKEEAIFPELAPYFVALGSAYFADTVDEEFEYDEVVQLLSQKKEKKIEHLEKPLFTSEEEYEDFLKRHQKISVPTKDITTYSGKAYLGLDSGSTTIKVVLLDEEENILYRYYSSSKGNPVSLFLEQLKKLRELCGERIEIISSAVTGYGEELMQVAFGVDIGIVETIAHYTAAKYFNPNVDFIIDIGGQDIKCFHIKDGAIDSIVLNEACSSGCGSFLETFAKSLGYSMQDFAKKAIFSKSPAELGSRCTVFMNSSVKQAQKDGAETEDISAGLARSVVKNAIFKVIRARDVNELGKHIVVQGGTFLNDAVLRSFEQELGIEVLRPEISELMGAYGAALYGKKVQKEKSKLLNLTELENFQHISSSGMCKLCTNHCQLTINTFTNGQKFISGNKCERGAGKKLQSDLPNMVAYKNQIFNAIPLNGGGRARIGLPRVLNIYEMLPFWAELFCSLNCDVVLSGVSNRKIYMKGQNTIPSDTVCYPAKLVHGHIIDLLEKDLDAIFYPCMSYTFDEGISDNCYNCPIVAYYPELIQANIPDITKKHFLYPHLGIENHSLFAKRMYEEFKNIIPNLSKKEMEKATEKAFKTYYEYRENIRQEGTRILKFAMKNNHPVIILASRPYHIDPEINHGLDRLLNSLQFVVVTEDALYPVEGKLTIKTLNQWGYHARMYNAAKYVSQHKNMELVHLVSFGCGIDAITTDEIQDILRSKNKLYTQLKIDEVSNLGAAKIRLRSLQATMKEREM, encoded by the coding sequence TTGCATTATAAAATTGGAATTGATGTTGGTTCAACAACATTAAAGACTGTTATTTTAAATGAAAAAAATGAAATTATTGAAAAAAGTTACCAAAGACATTTCTCTAAAGTAAGAGAAATGACTTTAAATCATTTTAAAAGTTTACAAAAACTATTAAAAGGAAAAAAATTTAAACTAGCTATTACAGGATCAGCAGGACTTGGAATTTCTAAAGATTATGGAATTCCTTTTGTACAGGAAGTATTTTCAACAGCTGGAGCAGTAAAAAAATGTTACCCTCAAACTGATATTGTTATTGAATTAGGAGGAGAGGATGCAAAAATTTTATTTTTAAAAGGTGCTATTGAAGAAAGAATGAATGGAACTTGTGCTGGAGGAACAGGAGCATTCATTGATCAAATGGCCAGTCTTTTAGATATGGAAGTTTCAGAATTGGATAAAATTAGTTTTGCTCATGAAAGAATTTATCCTATTGCATCTCGTTGTGGAGTTTTTGCCAAAACAGATGTGCAACCTCTTCTAAACCAAGGAGCTAAAAAAGCAGATATTGCAGCTAGTATTTATCAAGCAGTTGTGGAACAAACAATAACAGGTCTTGCTCAGGGAAGACCTATTAAAGGAACTGTTCTCTTCTTAGGAGGACCTCTTTACTTTTTGAAAGGCTTACAGGAAAGATTTGTTGAAGTATTAAAACTTTCAAAAGAAGAAGCAATTTTTCCAGAATTAGCTCCCTATTTCGTAGCATTAGGAAGTGCATACTTTGCAGATACTGTGGATGAAGAATTTGAATATGATGAAGTAGTCCAATTATTATCTCAAAAAAAAGAAAAGAAAATTGAACATTTAGAAAAACCTTTATTTACTTCTGAAGAAGAATATGAAGATTTTTTGAAAAGACATCAAAAGATAAGTGTTCCCACTAAAGATATTACTACATATTCAGGAAAGGCTTATTTAGGATTGGACTCTGGTTCTACAACTATAAAAGTAGTTCTTTTAGATGAAGAAGAAAATATTTTATATCGTTACTACTCATCTTCCAAAGGAAACCCTGTTTCTCTATTCTTAGAACAGTTAAAAAAACTCCGAGAACTTTGTGGTGAAAGAATTGAAATTATATCTAGTGCAGTAACAGGTTATGGTGAAGAATTAATGCAGGTTGCTTTTGGAGTTGATATTGGGATTGTAGAAACAATAGCTCACTATACAGCAGCAAAGTATTTCAATCCAAATGTAGATTTTATTATTGACATTGGAGGACAGGATATTAAATGTTTTCATATTAAAGATGGAGCTATTGATTCTATTGTTTTAAATGAAGCTTGCTCCTCTGGTTGTGGGTCTTTTTTAGAAACATTTGCTAAATCCTTAGGATATAGTATGCAAGATTTTGCAAAAAAAGCTATTTTTTCAAAATCTCCTGCTGAACTAGGTTCTCGTTGTACTGTATTTATGAATTCTTCTGTCAAACAAGCACAAAAAGATGGAGCTGAAACAGAGGACATTTCAGCAGGTCTAGCTAGAAGTGTTGTTAAAAATGCTATTTTTAAAGTAATTCGTGCTCGTGATGTAAATGAATTAGGAAAACATATTGTAGTACAAGGAGGAACTTTTTTAAATGATGCTGTCCTACGTTCTTTTGAACAAGAACTTGGAATAGAAGTATTAAGACCAGAAATCTCAGAATTAATGGGAGCTTATGGTGCTGCTTTATATGGAAAAAAAGTTCAAAAAGAAAAATCAAAATTATTAAATTTAACAGAATTGGAAAATTTTCAACATATTTCTTCATCAGGAATGTGTAAATTATGTACTAACCACTGTCAATTAACAATTAATACTTTTACAAACGGACAAAAATTTATTAGTGGAAATAAATGTGAACGAGGGGCTGGAAAGAAATTACAAAGCGATTTACCAAATATGGTTGCTTACAAAAATCAAATTTTTAATGCTATTCCTTTAAATGGTGGTGGAAGAGCAAGAATTGGATTACCTAGAGTTTTAAATATTTATGAAATGTTACCCTTCTGGGCAGAGTTATTCTGTTCTTTGAATTGCGATGTTGTTCTTTCAGGTGTATCAAATCGTAAAATTTATATGAAAGGGCAAAATACTATTCCATCAGATACTGTTTGTTATCCAGCAAAATTGGTACATGGACATATTATTGATTTATTAGAAAAAGATTTAGATGCTATTTTTTATCCTTGTATGAGTTATACTTTTGATGAGGGAATTTCTGATAATTGTTATAACTGCCCCATAGTTGCTTACTATCCTGAGTTAATACAGGCTAATATCCCTGATATAACAAAGAAACATTTTTTGTATCCACATTTAGGAATTGAAAATCATAGCTTATTTGCAAAAAGAATGTATGAAGAATTTAAAAATATTATTCCAAATTTGAGTAAAAAGGAAATGGAAAAAGCAACAGAAAAAGCTTTTAAAACATATTATGAATATAGAGAAAATATACGCCAAGAAGGAACTAGGATACTAAAATTTGCAATGAAAAACAATCACCCTGTAATTATTTTAGCTTCTAGACCTTACCATATTGATCCAGAAATCAACCATGGATTAGATAGACTTTTAAATTCTTTACAATTTGTAGTTGTAACAGAAGATGCTTTATATCCTGTTGAAGGAAAATTAACTATAAAAACATTAAATCAATGGGGATATCATGCAAGAATGTATAATGCAGCAAAATATGTAAGTCAACATAAAAATATGGAATTAGTTCATTTGGTTAGTTTCGGTTGTGGAATAGATGCTATTACCACAGATGAAATTCAAGATATTTTACGTTCTAAGAATAAATTATATACACAATTAAAAATAGATGAAGTAAGTAACTTAGGAGCAGCAAAAATAAGATTAAGAAGCTTACAAGCAACTATGAAAGAAAGAGAGATGTAG
- a CDS encoding 2-hydroxyglutaryl-CoA dehydratase, translating to MNKNCKVLIPMMMDIHFDLIAGVLQNEGYDVEVLKTDHRGVIEEGLKSVHNDMCYPALLVIGQFIDALKSGKYDTNNVALLLTQTGGGCRASNYIHLLRKALEINGFHQVKVWSLNFEGLDKKNEFSLSFSGYFNLFYSILYGDLLMSIYHQSVAYEKNPGDSKGILTYWKDKLISEIGKKPFKKLKENYKKIIEKFLTIPRNFDKKKIRVGIVGEIYMKYSPLGNNHLTDYLEKEGVEAVNTGLLDFLLFNLYDTIFDRKIYGRKGLKYYFVKYIVRYIEKKQKEMIDVIKQYKSFIPPSPFSKVLKMTKGYLGHGVKMGEGWLLTAEMLEFIETGVKNIVCAQPFGCLPNHIIAKGMIRKIKDNHPEANIIAVDYDPGASSVNQENRIHLMLENARMMASQV from the coding sequence ATGAATAAAAATTGCAAGGTACTTATTCCTATGATGATGGACATTCATTTTGACTTGATAGCAGGAGTATTACAAAATGAAGGATATGATGTAGAAGTATTAAAAACAGATCATAGGGGTGTTATAGAAGAAGGATTAAAGAGCGTTCATAATGATATGTGTTACCCTGCACTTCTTGTAATTGGACAATTTATTGATGCTTTAAAAAGTGGAAAATATGATACAAATAATGTAGCTTTATTACTTACACAGACAGGTGGAGGATGTAGAGCTTCTAACTATATTCATTTACTTCGTAAAGCATTAGAAATAAATGGTTTTCATCAAGTAAAAGTGTGGTCTTTAAACTTTGAAGGATTAGATAAGAAAAATGAATTTTCTCTTTCTTTTTCTGGTTATTTTAATCTTTTTTATAGTATTTTATATGGAGATCTTTTGATGTCTATCTATCATCAATCTGTAGCATATGAAAAAAATCCAGGAGATAGTAAAGGAATTTTAACTTATTGGAAAGATAAATTAATCTCAGAAATTGGAAAGAAACCTTTTAAAAAGTTAAAAGAAAATTATAAAAAAATAATAGAAAAATTCTTAACAATTCCTAGAAATTTTGATAAGAAAAAAATTAGGGTAGGAATTGTAGGAGAGATTTATATGAAATATTCTCCTTTGGGAAATAATCATTTAACAGATTATTTAGAAAAAGAAGGGGTTGAGGCTGTTAATACAGGGCTTCTTGATTTTTTACTATTTAATCTATATGATACTATTTTTGATAGAAAAATTTATGGGAGAAAAGGGCTTAAATATTACTTTGTCAAATACATAGTAAGATATATAGAAAAAAAACAAAAAGAAATGATAGATGTTATAAAACAGTATAAATCTTTTATTCCGCCATCTCCTTTTAGTAAAGTGCTAAAAATGACAAAAGGGTATTTAGGGCATGGAGTAAAAATGGGAGAAGGTTGGTTACTAACAGCAGAGATGTTAGAATTTATTGAAACAGGCGTAAAAAATATTGTCTGTGCTCAACCATTTGGATGTCTACCAAATCATATAATTGCAAAAGGAATGATTAGAAAGATTAAAGATAATCATCCGGAAGCAAATATCATTGCAGTAGATTATGATCCTGGAGCAAGTTCTGTTAACCAAGAAAATAGAATCCATTTAATGTTAGAAAATGCAAGAATGATGGCAAGTCAAGTGTAA
- a CDS encoding PhnE/PtxC family ABC transporter permease, with amino-acid sequence MKMTLEKFIKLHKLKTFFKILTIVIVLLLFFFTLNLDFQDYIDGFTRLKGLVISMMRIDTEDKKIVLFKMFETIVTAFASSFIGVVLAVLCSPFLATNISNKYLARFLTICFSIFRTVPALVMAAILVSLIGIGSFTGFISLLIITFFSATKLLKEYLEEINQAKMLSFKTFGFSKFTFLKSCIYPFSKPYIISLFFLTLESSIRGASVLGMVGAGGIGEELWKNLSFLRYDKVSFIILILLIFIFLTDSLSWFFRKKDSLIKITTYQGYKKSKIISKLITCLVLILLVYSLNILYEDTNKISLPIFFERLLVFLKKLTYLDFSYTPKVLVALWQSFLVAFFATFFAAPTAIVISYFASSVTSNKKTAFIIKIFINFIRTFPPVIVAILFFSGFGPGLISGFFALYIYTTGVITKVYVDVLESVETDYGLYGRSFGLKNFYTYLRLWLPSTYTNFISIFLYRFESNMKNSSVLGMVGAGGIGQLLMNHIAFRNWEKVWVLLIFLIITIILIENLSEYIRNKVNN; translated from the coding sequence ATGAAGATGACATTAGAAAAGTTTATCAAACTTCATAAGCTAAAAACTTTTTTTAAAATTTTAACTATTGTAATTGTTTTATTATTATTCTTTTTTACTTTAAATTTAGATTTTCAAGATTATATTGATGGCTTTACTAGGTTAAAAGGTTTAGTTATTTCAATGATGAGAATAGATACAGAAGACAAAAAAATAGTTTTATTTAAAATGTTTGAAACTATTGTAACTGCCTTTGCATCATCATTTATTGGAGTAGTATTAGCAGTTTTATGTTCACCATTTTTAGCAACTAATATATCAAATAAGTATTTAGCTAGATTTTTGACTATATGTTTCTCTATATTTAGAACTGTACCTGCCTTAGTGATGGCAGCAATACTTGTTAGCCTAATCGGGATAGGAAGCTTTACAGGTTTTATTAGTTTACTTATTATTACATTTTTTTCTGCTACTAAACTTTTAAAAGAATATTTAGAAGAAATTAATCAAGCTAAAATGCTCTCTTTTAAGACTTTTGGTTTTTCAAAATTTACTTTTTTAAAGTCTTGTATCTACCCATTTTCAAAACCCTATATAATTTCACTTTTTTTCTTGACTTTAGAATCAAGTATAAGGGGTGCAAGTGTATTAGGTATGGTTGGAGCTGGTGGTATAGGAGAAGAACTTTGGAAAAATTTAAGTTTTTTAAGATATGACAAAGTTTCTTTTATAATTTTAATCCTATTAATTTTTATATTTTTAACTGACAGTTTAAGTTGGTTTTTTAGAAAAAAAGATAGCCTTATAAAAATTACAACTTATCAAGGATATAAGAAAAGTAAAATTATTTCAAAACTTATCACTTGTTTAGTATTAATTTTATTAGTCTATTCATTAAATATTCTATATGAAGATACAAATAAAATTTCTTTGCCCATATTTTTTGAAAGGTTATTAGTATTTTTAAAGAAATTAACTTATTTAGATTTTTCATATACTCCAAAAGTTTTAGTGGCCCTATGGCAAAGCTTTTTAGTAGCTTTCTTTGCAACATTTTTTGCAGCACCTACTGCAATAGTGATAAGTTATTTTGCTAGCTCAGTAACTTCTAATAAAAAGACAGCTTTTATTATAAAAATTTTTATAAACTTTATAAGAACTTTTCCACCTGTAATAGTAGCAATACTATTTTTTAGTGGTTTTGGACCAGGACTTATAAGTGGATTCTTTGCACTATACATATATACAACTGGTGTTATAACAAAAGTTTATGTAGATGTATTAGAAAGTGTTGAAACTGACTATGGTTTATATGGAAGAAGTTTTGGTTTAAAAAATTTTTACACCTATTTAAGACTTTGGTTACCTTCTACTTACACAAACTTTATTTCAATATTTCTATATAGATTTGAATCTAATATGAAAAATTCAAGTGTGTTAGGAATGGTCGGAGCTGGTGGAATAGGACAACTACTTATGAATCATATAGCTTTTAGAAATTGGGAAAAAGTCTGGGTACTTTTAATATTTTTGATAATCACTATAATTTTAATAGAAAATCTTTCTGAATATATTAGAAATAAAGTTAATAACTAA
- a CDS encoding formate/nitrite transporter family protein: MADGHKTPSELVDYMIKTGIDKATKPLFKLMLLGIFGGAFIALGGAGNIISGSTLVKTDPGLAKFVGACVFPVGLIMVVILGSELFTSNCLLTVAYTNKKITFTQLIRNIVTVYLFNYVGSFIVAYITIKGGSFNSDSLNYLQDIATHKVHSTAYALFIKGILCNVLVCGAVLLSYTAKDTIGKLFGAWFPIMLFVLIGYDHSIANMFYLTAAKLVDSSFEVSLILYNLFYVTLGNFVGGMVIGLPLYFCYYKKQD, encoded by the coding sequence ATGGCTGATGGACATAAAACACCGTCTGAATTAGTAGATTACATGATTAAAACAGGAATTGATAAGGCAACAAAACCTTTGTTCAAACTTATGTTACTTGGAATTTTTGGTGGAGCTTTTATAGCCTTAGGAGGAGCAGGAAATATTATATCAGGTTCAACTTTGGTAAAAACTGATCCAGGACTAGCAAAATTTGTAGGAGCCTGTGTATTTCCAGTTGGACTTATTATGGTTGTAATTCTTGGGTCTGAATTATTTACAAGTAATTGTTTACTTACAGTTGCGTATACTAATAAGAAAATTACATTTACCCAACTTATTAGAAATATTGTAACAGTTTATCTTTTTAATTATGTAGGAAGTTTTATCGTGGCATACATAACAATAAAAGGTGGAAGTTTTAATTCAGATTCATTAAATTATCTACAAGATATAGCTACTCATAAAGTTCATTCTACTGCTTATGCACTTTTTATAAAGGGAATACTATGTAATGTACTTGTATGTGGAGCAGTGCTTCTTAGCTACACAGCAAAAGATACTATTGGAAAATTATTTGGAGCTTGGTTTCCAATAATGTTATTTGTTCTTATTGGATATGATCACTCAATAGCAAATATGTTTTATCTAACAGCAGCAAAATTAGTTGATTCAAGTTTTGAGGTTTCTTTAATACTTTATAATTTATTCTATGTAACACTTGGAAATTTTGTTGGTGGAATGGTTATTGGATTACCACTATATTTCTGCTATTACAAAAAACAAGATTAA
- a CDS encoding pyridoxamine 5'-phosphate oxidase family protein translates to MAKLTDAIKDLILNPVKEGAWTAQLGWIATVREDGAPNIGPKRSCRIYDDTTLIWNENTAGEIMKDIERGSKVAVAFANWDKLDGYRFVGTAEVHKEGKYYDEVVEWAKGKMGTPKAAVVFHIEEVYTLKSGPNAGTRID, encoded by the coding sequence ATGGCAAAATTAACAGATGCTATAAAAGATTTAATATTAAATCCAGTTAAAGAAGGAGCTTGGACAGCACAATTAGGTTGGATTGCTACAGTAAGAGAAGATGGAGCACCAAACATTGGGCCAAAAAGATCTTGTCGTATATATGATGACACAACTTTAATATGGAATGAAAATACAGCTGGAGAAATTATGAAAGATATTGAAAGAGGGTCAAAAGTTGCAGTAGCTTTTGCTAATTGGGATAAATTAGATGGATATCGTTTTGTAGGAACAGCTGAAGTTCATAAAGAAGGAAAATACTATGATGAAGTTGTTGAATGGGCAAAAGGAAAAATGGGTACACCTAAGGCAGCAGTAGTATTCCACATTGAAGAAGTTTACACTTTAAAATCAGGACCAAATGCTGGAACAAGAATAGACTAA
- the phnC gene encoding phosphonate ABC transporter ATP-binding protein, with protein METIIEVKNLVKNYGDKQILKNISFNINKGEIISIIGESGAGKSTLMRCLNGLEGINSGSIKFYDTDITKLKEKEKNSIKKQMAYVFQDLNIIDNMYVIENVLVPFLNRKNFIQVLFNQFTKQEYERALYCLEKVGISKLAYTKAKYLSGGEKQRVAIARSLAPNVDLILADEPISSLDEKNSTQIMEIFKRINIKKNKTIILNLHNVEVAKKFSDKILALKNGEIFFYKKSAEVNEDDIRKVYQTS; from the coding sequence TAAAAAATCTAGTTAAAAATTATGGAGATAAGCAAATTCTAAAAAACATCTCTTTTAATATAAATAAAGGAGAAATTATATCTATAATAGGGGAAAGTGGTGCTGGAAAATCTACTTTAATGAGATGTTTAAATGGTCTTGAAGGTATTAACTCTGGAAGCATTAAATTCTATGATACAGATATAACAAAATTAAAAGAAAAAGAAAAAAATTCTATAAAAAAACAAATGGCTTATGTATTTCAGGACCTTAATATAATAGATAATATGTATGTTATAGAAAATGTTTTAGTTCCATTTTTAAATAGAAAAAATTTTATACAAGTTCTTTTTAACCAATTCACTAAACAAGAATATGAGAGAGCTTTATATTGTTTGGAAAAGGTTGGAATATCTAAGTTGGCTTATACTAAGGCTAAGTATCTATCTGGTGGAGAAAAACAGAGAGTTGCAATAGCCCGTTCCCTTGCACCTAATGTTGATTTAATTTTGGCTGATGAGCCTATAAGTAGTTTAGATGAAAAAAATTCTACTCAAATTATGGAAATATTTAAAAGAATAAATATAAAAAAGAATAAAACAATTATATTAAATTTACACAATGTTGAAGTTGCTAAAAAGTTTTCAGATAAGATTTTAGCTTTAAAAAATGGAGAAATTTTCTTTTATAAAAAGAGTGCAGAGGTAAATGAAGATGACATTAGAAAAGTTTATCAAACTTCATAA